A window of Apium graveolens cultivar Ventura chromosome 8, ASM990537v1, whole genome shotgun sequence contains these coding sequences:
- the LOC141678208 gene encoding transcription factor PRE6-like, producing MSSRRSRSRQSTGTSRITDDQIADLVSKLQQLIPEIRSRRSDKVSASKVLQETCNYIRNLHREVDDLSDRLSELLESTDTDSAQAAIIRSLLM from the exons ATGTCTAGCAGAAGGTCACGTTCAAGACAATCAACTGGAACTTCCAGGATAACTGACGATCAGATCGCAGATCTCGTTTCCAAGTTGCAGCAACTTATTCCTGAAATTCGAAGTAGACGTTCCGACAAG GTTTCAGCTTCGAAAGTACTGCAGGAGACTTGCAACTACATAAGAAACTTGCACAGAGAAGTGGATGACTTAAGCGACCGACTGTCTGAGCTTTTGGAGTCCACGGACACTGATAGTGCTCAAGCTGCAATTATAAGAAGCTTACTCATGTGA